The following nucleotide sequence is from Mangifera indica cultivar Alphonso chromosome 1, CATAS_Mindica_2.1, whole genome shotgun sequence.
CCAATCCATTCTTTTGGAAAACCAGTTGTAACTTGTAGACCCTAATGGTCCTTGGAACTTCATGAGATGAGTTCTGCAGTGGGCGACTGATGAGGACTAGGAAAGGTAGTCTGTAATATTACTGTCATATCATATTCATGATGCATATAGAGAAAGCCCTTATGATTAGTTATgggttttccattttcttcatATGTTGTAGACTTGTTGGGAACTGCTTGTGCAGGCATGCATATGAAGGACTCCCATTGGTCTCTTCCAATGCCATTTCCACTTGGTTCCTAAAGATCACTGGCATTGAACCTAGAATTTGAAGGAAGAAAGCAAATAGAATATTTAGAGATGATCAAAAGAGGAAGATGAATTGCATTTTCTGCCTATGAACACAATTTGAATCCAGCACAGGAAATGATATTTAATCATCCGTGGCAGAATTTTCAGTTCACAGGAGCCCTATTATGATTCAAAGTAATTTGCTTGATAGAGATACCAACCAAAACATGACCTTTTTGTATACCAAAAGGTCATGTTTGAACTGAATGGAAAGGAAAACCAAAGCAGGCAAAATATTAGGGTCTTCCAGCATGATTACAGTTCAGTTTTACTAGGAAGTTTTTGTACAGGAGATGTTTCATCTGATTGCCACAGCTTTCAACAGGCATCCTATGAACACAAACATTAACATTTCTACCGACGATGCAGTGATTGCTTCAACTTCAACTGCTCCAGGAATGACAAACAAACCATTAATCAGCAACAACACAACTTTTCAGAGTCTGAATCTTTCCTCTACAATGCCATTGGCAAGCCTTCCTTGCCTTTCAAAAACTACCGGGGATTGTGAACGAAGCACATTGTCCACACAAAACCGTGTCTCACCATCTCAACTTCCTCACATTCTGGCCATCACCTCTGGACTCTGCTAGCCTCGACTTCAAAATGCTCCCAGACACCATAGGAGGCCGCTCATGAGCCACATTGCCTTGATCTTGTGAAAGACGTGTTGGACTAGCATATACTCTGGAAGTTCCCATCTGAGAAATGGATGAAAACTGGTCCCTAAGACCTTTTGCTGATTTAAACCCGTGTAATTCATCTCCATAACCTTTTACTTGGGCTTGCTTCCCTGGTTCAGCCGGTCTTCCCCACTGTAAGTCATCTCCTGAATTTTGGAGCCTTTCAGCTTGGATTCCCCAATCAACTCCATCTGATATGCTCCGCTGCAATGAAGTGTTCCTTCTAGGTGCTTTGCCAGAGGTAGACTTCCTCCCCTTGATTGCCTCTTCGTCAAATGGAGGCAGTCTTGTATCATGAGTAGCTCCAGGATCATAAGCCCACTTGTAGCTCTTATTATTATCCATATTTAATTCAATGGAATGTAGATCACTTTCAGCCGAGTCTTCTTCACACTCTACTCCATCGTCTACTTCTCCATCATCCTCATTTTCTTCATTCTGATGAGAACCGAAATGGGTTCTGCTTAAATAGGCTGCAATCTCCTCATTGGTTGGTTGGTTTACAGAAAGACGCCCtttttcttttacctttttGGTTCCTGTAAAAGCTTCAAGTTGATCCCTCATTTTATCAATGGCAGCATTCTTTTCTTCAAGTTGATAATTAGCCCCTGCGAGTTTCATTTGAGCTCTCTCTTCACGCAATACATCAGCTAACTGCATCATTTCCCTTTCTATCTCAACCTCTTCATGAACTACAGCAGATTCTCCCTTAAGTTCTTCCACTTCAGATTGATCATCACCAATGCCTTTGGCTATCTTGTCACATACTTGTTCAATAAACACTCTTGCCTTCTTCTCACTCTCAAGTTCTTTCACTGCCTTAAGAAATGATGCTTTAGTCTCAGCCAGCTCTTTGCCTAGCTTCTTGTTCAAGCTTTCAAACCGTCTCCTCAACTTCCTTTCTACCTCAAGTTCCCCCACAATAGACTCAATAGCGGCCTCAACCACTTCCTGCTCCTTGCTTTTCCATGTTGCCTTTTCTTCAGCAAAACACCTTATTAGATGGTTTATCTCATTCTGGTTGGAGCGCTGTTCCTGGATAACCTGATTAACTTGGAAGCGTGCTCTTTCTAGCTCGGCATGTAAGGCTGAGATAAGGGACATGCTTGAAGAAGGCTGATCTTCTCGACCACACATGCGGTTAATAATTTTGAGTAGCTCTTTAGATGTCATCAACGCATTGCTAGCATCCTTCAAACGGTTCTTAACTCCAACAGTTGATCCATTAGGAGTCTGGGCTGGAGATCTTGTCTCAATCTGCTTCATTCAACAAAGAGATTAGAACACTTATCCATACGTAAGTTTCCAAATAAAAGGTAGACAAGATCTGCTTAGCTCACATTTCagaatataactttaaattttagaaCTCTACAATCTAAGTTTAATCCTcgaaaaaataacattcaagAGCTAAATATCATCCTTTCAAAGACACAGTTACCTCCATCAAACTGGCATTGCTAACAGAATCCAATGCTCTCCCATTGTGTTCCATAAATCTAAGTATTTGAGAAACGGATGACCCTCTTTGATGGCGACTACCCATTCCAGATCGATCTATCCTCTACAAAAACACAATTAATTTCACAAAATCAATAACCTCGATCCAACACCCCATTGACAGCAAAAGACaacaataacaaacataattcTGTTGCATCCCATTGTACTGTGACTGGCCCCTGCAATTCCAACCATTTGACTGATTTTATGTTAATAGAAACCAAGGTTTATTTGACATATATCATCAACTTAAATAACCACACAAACCATACCCAATTACTCTTCCCATAACAAAAACAACCACCTATGTAGATCCAAAAGATCATTGGTGTTCTGTCAAATCTACAGTAGAAAACATGACCTTAATATAGCACAGAATTGACAATATCACtatgagattattttatttgatgtcaACATCAAGGATTTGagattttaaaacttttgaaagAGTTTGTCATGTTAAAGAAATCAAACCACCCCCATCAAATCTTCAGTGAGATGACAATCCAAATCACTATGAAATTAAACTACTTTCTTTCCAATATCACCTAAACCcagaaaaactaaaactttaaaaacccaaccaaacaaaaatttaaaagcaaACCCACCTCAGAAACTGGACTATGAGAAGGATCCGACAAATGCGGAGGCAAAGAACCCGAATGCAAAGACCTCGCCGCtgccctttctttctctctcgcTCTCGCCTCTCTTCTCAATCTCCTCTCATCAAACTCACCACCGCCATTCTCTTTGATTTTCGGCGACGGCATCTCGTTCATTTCCCACAAAGTAGCCGCCAACTTCCTCACGGAGACCTGCTGCTGCAACTGCTGTTTCCCTTTTCCGCCGCCGCTGCCGCTTCCACTTTCACCGTTCGAGTCAATGGTGCGTAATGCGGGCTTGGAAGAAAACTTCCGCATCAGTCTCCATGCGGGCACTGGTGTACTGGATCCCCCCCTTTTCCCAATCAGAATCGCGCGCTTAGATCGATTATTCTGAACGATTGATGATGAAGTCGAGGAAAGCGAAGATGAAGAGCCACGTTTTCGGATTTTCCCAGGAAGAAAATTTGAGTTGTTTTGTCTTAACATTATTGAAACTTAGATCTAAAACGCGACGCaaacatgaagaagaaagaGGTGGACAAAATTAATGAGTGAATTGGAAAAGGCATGATTTTTCGTTGTGCGGAGAAGACTAGAGGTTAAAGAAGGGGGACAAGAAAAATGAGGAAATTGAGGTGAATCGAGAAGGGTTTGATGGCTTCCACTAGTCACAGGTACAGACTGTACACTGTGTAAAGAAAAGAGTAAAGAGAGTAGGAGGAGTATGGGAATCAGAGATGGTCGAGATCATGTGAGATTAACACGTGGCTTTTTGTTATTTGTTCAACTGTTCAAagcaaggattttttttttttttggttaagcaaaagaaaattcaaagcaatGATTTGGTAAATGCCTTTCAAATGATTAATACATAAGTAAGATGTTATGGGCTTCGGCATTTATTAtcgaattaataaaaaattatcttaaattaatGTTCTTGAATatcaataaacataaattaataatatgtttggACAAATTAGGATAATTATTATCTTCAGttgatattaataaaaaattaaaaatatttaaataaaatattatttcgttattattaaataaaaataataattatttatacacaaaaattttactaaacataataataatttatatataataatttttgaattaatatatttttgtgttaatatttcatttgtattaataaaaaattatatgaactaaatacattaaaaatatctGAAATATTTGTGTCTAGTAGATTTATGCGTTGATCAATCCACACAGATTTGTGCATCACACAGACTTTGGCTGATGAATTTGACGGTCAGTCTTCGATTGATTGACGATTCATCCTTTTTTGGTAAATTGGAGGGCACGTTGGTATGAGAGGTTGGTTAGAGAATGATTgctaaagaataaaagaaaaaattaaaccttaggggggaaattgttacttttcaaaagttGGGTGAGAGACTTAGTAGTTTTTAAATCTAGGaaataatgtaataaatttttggtttttttttaataattttatctaaatgacatttttacctttaactttattagtaaattttaacaaaatgataagtatttgagtttttaaaagttagtgagtatgagtttggatttttaccaaaccttgggtgggaataagtgtcCGGTTTGATGCaatttaagagatttttttaactaaattaaaaaaacggtttaaaaatttttcaaaccaaaccaaaacattttaggtttcaaaccaaacaaaactgaaaaaatacgaTTTAGTCCTGTTTAGATTATGATTTAAACcataattatcagtatcttacgatataatatacatattatgTCTTacgatatgatacgatacagaTAGAAAATGataagtatcataaaatatattaaattaatatgatacagtaaacatattatatgatataatatgtatcttgCGTTACAATACATATTTCCTATACGAATTGATActtttttttagagaaaatgaatgCATTAGgggtatatataaaaaaaattttaaatattaaaagtgtttgtgatgtttttcaaaataatgatgtctcaattataatattttattaatagtttattattttaattttcaaaatgtatATCATATAATCTAATACAGGATATGgtaaattgagtttttgatatattatatgatacacaatttgaCTATTAtggtttgaatattttaaaattatatatatcatttaataaaattatttgaattataattttctaaaacacAATATACtcgtataaaataaatatacaatatatagatacagaaaataacaaaataaatattaaaaacaagttGTGCACATAAttgtttattagaaaattttgtcaaacatatatatatacacttttttaAATATGGGTTACAGGttgatttgagttaaaaattgcTCAAACCATAACctgaactaaaaaaaaaaaaaaaatagcgtagaaaattttaatccaaaccaaactattttataaactaaatcaaatcaaactataatttttaaacggtttgattcagttttacagtttgaattgaattatgcaCAACCCTAGTGGATAGGGGGGAAAAATTACAGCAATCAAAGTTGGGGGGTTTAGAGGAGAAATAGGAGAAGGATAGGGCTGAACTAGACCAAAACGCACTTCTCTTAATTTGTGGTGAGACTTCGTTAGATCAATGGATCGTCAAGGCTTGGTGGACGAGATCAGGTGGAGAAGGGCCAAGTTTGTTGGAGGGTGGTGGCAGTAGTGCGGCAGTTCCATTCCATTTCCATATATTAAACTATTTGTTtacatgatataaataaataatatcaaggTCAAGGGCTAGCAGTTGTTAGGCTATTCTATTCTGTTCTATGTATGTTCAGCAATCACAactgtcattttaatatatattatttattatttaattaataaactaaacaatcaataatatatataaaatgtgcaTCAATAAGTTGTGATTGTTGAACCATACAAATTCTTacaaatagaatattatttattatttaattaataaactaaataataaatcattcatATTAAATTTGCATTAATACCAGTCAAATGGCCCGTGGAGATGGTTGTTTATTAGGTAACAAAAAaccttatttgaattgaattgtcACATTAACATTGAACCAATCACATTAAGTAGGATAAATCAATGAATTTCATCTAAGTTAAACTAGTCATATTACAATCGAATCAATCAGATCGAGTATAACAAACTTTGGATTCAATGATTGATCTTATAACtactaaactaaataaattaagagtttaatattaatatattgtcagagaaaatttaaactcatgctctcttacatataaaatttccctttttatcaTTTACACTACCATTtggataataatatatattatttaattaaagtgaatattatttattatttaatctataaattcaaaatttaaactaaatgttGATTTGATCATGTATCAACAAAATTGATCCTGGTCATGATCAAACGATATTGATCCCTACTACCTGCATGGAGAGAAAAGATGGAACCCActtgaataaaagaaaagaaaatcaattatttgatttgatttctcTATTCGTTTTCTTTCAACCTGTCCTGTTTGTTTCAAAGCAAGATTGTTCACGAACTTATAAATGAAAACTAAAGATTCAGATATTTAACATTAGGGTTTTAGACAAACAAgcttaatatattttcaaataatgttttttaaataaacatatatataagcTATGCTTTAGTAAGTTggttttagtatttattattttattaccaaacattatattatactatttgGAATTATATAAATCACTTTATGCTATACATTATTTTTGtgtcaaacaaaatttaacaatattcTTTCATCTTTGTTTATACCAATAATTAGAGGTGTCAATGGGTCAGGTCAGACTAACTTTAATGTGGCTCCTCAGATTTAAGACTTACACAATTGTAAGCTTTTGAGGGGGGCCTTGAAAAGTACATAAAGGCCATAACCCTGGCCTTAAACATGTTAGCCcgttaatttaaataaaaaataattttttgtattgtaaatattaattaattaattttttaaataagtatgTATTAGTAATGGATCCGGCTTTGCCTGCTATAGTACCGAGCCAGCCCATTTGCCATGTTTACCAACAATGAAGGAGACATCGATTGGTTCACTCACAACATCGGCTTCATCTTCGATGCAACTTCTCCTTTCAAAGCCCTTCTCCTTTTTCTTGAGCTaactcatcttcttcatttgtatatatagatcCACATATATGTATGTTTGGTTTCCGGGAAAATTTTGCAACTGCAACACATGTTTTATGGGAAATCTATCACGTTTGGAGGTGATAAAAAGATTGTGTATAGCAATGCAAGCACTCTTGGAAATTTATGTTTGACGCAGGCGTTGGCGGATTATGcaactttaattattgatttgaaaaataatttgtccACAACCGATTCTCTAGTTATggtttttaaagattttaaattgGAAATTAGATTTTATCTATTCAATATGGTTAGCTCACTTATAAAAAAAGGGGATAACTCGAacaaaatttttccttttaaaaaaaaaatcagataacataaatttatttcttaattttatagatttacttaatttttgtatgcctatataaaaattcatttttatttctttaaagagggaaaaagaaaattttataaatatattattcaatttattccttattgacaaaattattatattttgaaattgaatgtGGATTAGATAATGCTGGCATAATGAATTTAAGAATTGAGGAAGAAGGGTGTTGAATTTAACTTTGACCATTGACTGGGATCGCAGATGTGTAAAACACTCAATGATCCGACGACTTGAAATTGACACGTTTGGCGAAGTTGTACGGTGCAGCTAATTTACTATAATTACAGCGGAAGCGCCACGTGTTTTGATCTAGGCGATGATTCTGATCCTTTTCCGATCTAGACGATGATTATGATCCTGATGGTCTCGCAGAATGGACTTTGTGGGTACAAAAGatttttcactttctccggGTCTCTAATTCTAGGCTTCATTCAGCCTTCCACTATTACGTGGCACCTGCACTTTATCTTTAATCCAATAATATTGGTCcgtgtttgaatttaattttaaatttgcaaGTCCTAACCCAATTGAATGGCATGGGTCTCAGAGTagtaatttgaatgataaaaatagtttgaatgaGAATAAGGATTTATTCAATAAAtcactaaatttgaaattttatttattcgatTTAATTGGTTAGAGAGTGTATTTCTAGTTTCTGAATAGAGATATACCAATGGAGAAATTTCTACAAATATGTATTCGATGTTGAGCCCAACCCAGTTTGATTACCACTCAATTTGGTGACCATGTGGGTATCTATATATCTAACTTTTCATTTTCCATTTTTGTAGTTGTTATGTTTTAAGgcataataattttgtattgaaattgaACAGAAAGTTCGAGAGGGTTTTAATTAGATTTGGAAGCAATATCATCTTCTCTAATGACTTAAGAGATCCTTAGAGGCGTCAATTGGGCACAGGTTGGCTTGGCTCAAAGTCTGGAAAAAACTCAACACGGAAGGGTTTGATCTGTTATTGCAGTAGGCGGGCCCAACCCATGGGCTATTAGGAGTAGGTCAGATTGTGAGCCTAGACAAAAGATCTATAGATTGATCTATTACTGTTGACGATttaagaaaacataatttaaaaaaaaatttaattaaaaaatactttttaaaaaaattaataggttgGCTCGTAGACTTGACCAATTACTATAGAGTCTAACCCTACTTTATGTATATAAGGTCGGACTGTGAATCTCATACTTCCATCAAACCAACCTAACTTATAAGGTTCGCTATTGTACAAGTCTTAGACCCAACCTGATCCATTGTCACCTCTACTTGGAGTGATGGACAGTGTGAATCAAtttcatctctctctttctctttcattcaACCAAATCATGTGTTCTTCTCTCTTATTCtaaattattgatgattttcaGGGCTATCAAGAATTTTTCCAGTAGCATATTTGCCATTGTTGTCCAACAAGGTCTGTAGATAAATCACATGGATTTTGctctcatatatttttatcaatctcctgaaattgattttattttataatttaaaagaatttactCTTTgtataagaaataaattaatttcctttttttttttcatattttgtgaGTAAACCACTATCCATACATACATgtcaaactcatttttattttttggatcaaccaaccttttttattattttaaaaaacagaaaattcaTAAAAGAGTACACTTTCTAATGTTAGAATTATGTTTGGGCaaaggactttttcccacccaagttttcaCTTAATCTCAAAATGACACCGgtatagtttaaaaattcaaaccccTATCTATAGATACTTTGTCGTCCAGAAGCAATCCTCCTGTCATTCCAATCACCAACGATTCACTAGATTTGTTGGTTGgaaaagattttcaaatcttaagagagaaataataagtttttaaaatttaattttaaagaaaaattgttagttttctaaactataatagtaaaataatatagttttttagagttttaaagtttagtgataaaatgatgattttatcttcgtctctaataaaaaattttaataaaaattagtttacagatgaatatttggatttttaaactATTACAGATATccttttgagattaaactaaaacttggatggaaaatagtcctttgcccatTATGTTTCTTAATCTGAGGCTCTGTCACAAACGTGCACAATGAAGTGGGACACCTGAGAAATGGCCAGTCCACTTAAGATGCAGGACACTTTGTGTTTAAACAAGAACTATAATACGAAAAAGGTTCCATTGTCTCTTAATCGTCCAATTACACGGTCTCTAACTAAAGCatataacaattataaattgaaaagatTGGCCCTGTAGCTTATAAATTGAAGCTCCCAGAAGATTATAAATTTCATCTTGTGTTCCATGTCTCTTGGCTTAAGAAGAAGATTAGAGTTTATGTAGGAGTTTATGATTGGGCTATTGGGTCTCTCACTGTTATTCCTCGCGCCATTCTTGAaaggaggagaagaaagaatAGAGAAGAAGTCTTGGTCCACTGGCAAGGCCTTTCTCCATCGGATGCAACTTGGGAGAATCTCCAAGACCTATAAATTTGATTTCCTGGATTCTTCCTTGAGGGACAAGGAAGTGTTTTAGAGGGGAGGAATGTCATGTACGTGCGCAATGGTTAGTCCACTTAAGAGGGGAGGAAAACATAAGAGCTACAATAAGAAAAGAGATCCATTTTCTATTGATCGTCCGAGTACATTGTCTCTAACTAAAGCACATAAC
It contains:
- the LOC123226014 gene encoding uncharacterized protein LOC123226014, yielding MLRQNNSNFLPGKIRKRGSSSSLSSTSSSIVQNNRSKRAILIGKRGGSSTPVPAWRLMRKFSSKPALRTIDSNGESGSGSGGGKGKQQLQQQVSVRKLAATLWEMNEMPSPKIKENGGGEFDERRLRREARAREKERAAARSLHSGSLPPHLSDPSHSPVSERIDRSGMGSRHQRGSSVSQILRFMEHNGRALDSVSNASLMEIETRSPAQTPNGSTVGVKNRLKDASNALMTSKELLKIINRMCGREDQPSSSMSLISALHAELERARFQVNQVIQEQRSNQNEINHLIRCFAEEKATWKSKEQEVVEAAIESIVGELEVERKLRRRFESLNKKLGKELAETKASFLKAVKELESEKKARVFIEQVCDKIAKGIGDDQSEVEELKGESAVVHEEVEIEREMMQLADVLREERAQMKLAGANYQLEEKNAAIDKMRDQLEAFTGTKKVKEKGRLSVNQPTNEEIAAYLSRTHFGSHQNEENEDDGEVDDGVECEEDSAESDLHSIELNMDNNKSYKWAYDPGATHDTRLPPFDEEAIKGRKSTSGKAPRRNTSLQRSISDGVDWGIQAERLQNSGDDLQWGRPAEPGKQAQVKGYGDELHGFKSAKGLRDQFSSISQMGTSRVYASPTRLSQDQGNVAHERPPMVSGSILKSRLAESRGDGQNVRKLRW